Proteins from a genomic interval of Musa acuminata AAA Group cultivar baxijiao chromosome BXJ1-9, Cavendish_Baxijiao_AAA, whole genome shotgun sequence:
- the LOC135592230 gene encoding leucine-rich repeat receptor-like serine/threonine-protein kinase BAM3 produces the protein MATPTARALLLLSSLLLSLTPPSTASLRKQASVLISIKRSFHSSESFLPSWNPSNHASLCAWDGVRCDAAMHVVLALDLSNLNISGSLSPVIGELKGLTYLSVAGNSLSGLFPSSVGKLAGLRHLNVSNNQFNGTLSWSFSYMAELEVLDAYNNDFFGALPVGLSKLPKLRHLDLGGNYFSGTIPAAYGGFRALSYLSVAGNDLGGFIPPELGNVTTLKQLYLGYYNEFDGGIPAELGSLIDLVHLDLSSCGLEGEIPPELGNLKKLDTLFLQTNQLTGTIPPHLGNLSSLRYLDISNNALTGEIPKEFAELHQLSLLHMFMNRFHGEIPRFVAELPNLEVLKLWQNNFTGAIPAELGRNGRLREVDLSTNKLTGSVPRFLCYGRKLEILILLKNFLFGSLPDDLGDCTTLLRVRMGQNYLTGSLPKGFLYLPELSLLELQNNYLTGAMAEETAKKPAKLVQLNLSNNRLSGPLPSSIGNFSSLQMLLLSGNQFTGELPSQLGVLKHVLKIDVSRNNFSGGIPPEIGDCISVTYLDLSQNELIGPIPARLSQARVLSYLNLSWNHLSESIPQDIGSMKSLTSADFSHNDFSGRIPETGQFAYFNASSFLANPRLCRSASDPCSSSSKDQHHGVKSQLPGKLKLLFALGLLTCSLVFAITVAIKTQSMMKRNSRSWKLTAFQKLEFTSENIVECLKENCVIGRGGAGIVYRGTTPNGEQVAVKRLLGIGKGSTHDNGLSAEVQTLGKIRHRNIVRLLAFCSNKETNLLVYEYMHNGSLGEALHGKRGGYLNWPMRLRIATEAARGLSYLHHDCCPPILHRDVKSNNILLDLDFEAHVADFGLAKYLRDTGASECMSAIAGSYGYIAPEYAYTLKVDEKSDVYSYGVVLLELITGKRPVGDLGEEGLDIVQWARMNTNWHKEGVVNIMDRRLIDVPMEEAMQVFFVAMLCVQEHSVERPKMREVVQMLEQTKQSHYARAH, from the exons ATGGCTACTCCCACTGCAAGAGCCCTTCTCTTGCTCTCCTCTCTCCTGCTTTCCCTCACCCCTCCTTCCACTGCCTCTCTAAGGAAACAAGCTTCCGTCCTGATCTCCATCAAGCGGTCCTTCCACAGCTCAGAGTCTTTTCTCCCCAGCTGGAACCCGTCCAACCATGCATCGCTTTGCGCATGGGATGGCGTCCGCTGCGACGCGGCCATGCATGTGGTCCTCGCGCTCGATTTGTCCAACTTGAACATCTCCGGCTCCCTCTCCCCGGTGATCGGAGAGCTGAAAGGCCTTACTTACCTCTCGGTCGCCGGAAACAGCCTCTCCGGTCTGTTCCCGTCCAGTGTCGGGAAGCTCGCGGGCCTCAGGCATCTCAACGTCTCCAACAACCAGTTCAACGGCACCTTGAGTTGGAGCTTCTCGTACATGGCGGAACTGGAAGTCTTGGACGCGTACAACAATGACTTCTTCGGGGCTCTTCCTGTCGGCCTCTCCAAGCTCCCGAAGCTCCGGCATTTAGACCTCGGAGGGAACTACTTCTCCGGCACGATCCCCGCGGCCTATGGAGGTTTCAGGGCTTTGAGCTACCTCTCAGTTGCAGGGAATGATCTTGGCGGCTTCATACCTCCCGAGTTGGGTAATGTCACCACGCTGAAGCAGCTCTACTTGGGCTACTACAATGAGTTCGATGGCGGAATTCCGGCCGAACTCGGGAGCTTGATCGATCTCGTCCATCTCGACCTCTCGAGCTGTGGGTTGGAGGGGGAGATCCCACCGGAACTGGGAAATCTCAAGAAGCTGGACACGCTCTTCCTGCAGACGAATCAGCTCACCGGCACCATCCCTCCCCACCTCGGCAACTTGAGCAGCTTGCGGTACCTCGACATCTCCAACAACGCACTCACCGGCGAGATCCCGAAGGAGTTCGCGGAGCTGCATCAGCTCAGCTTGCTGCACATGTTCATGAACCGGTTTCATGGCGAGATTCCAAGGTTCGTCGCCGAGCTGCCAAATCTGGAGGTCCTCAAGCTGTGGCAGAACAACTTCACCGGTGCGATCCCGGCCGAGCTAGGGCGAAATGGCAGGCTCCGAGAGGTCGATCTCTCCACCAACAAGCTCACTGGATCGGTCCCGAGATTCCTCTGCTATGGCAGGAAGCTAGAGATACTGATCCTGCTCAAAAATTTCCTCTTCGGTTCACTGCCGGATGATCTCGGAGATTGCACGACGCTCTTGAGGGTCCGCATGGGGCAGAACTACTTGACTGGGTCTCTTCCAAAGGGTTTCCTCTACCTACCGGAGCTGTCTCTTCTGGAGTTGCAGAACAATTACCTCACCGGAGCCATGGCGGAAGAGACCGCCAAGAAGCCTGCGAAGCTCGTCCAATTGAATCTCTCCAACAACCGCCTCTCCGGGCCCCTTCCGTCCTCTATCGGGAACTTCTCGTCGCTGCAGATGCTTCTTCTCAGCGGCAACCAGTTCACCGGGGAGCTGCCGTCTCAGCTGGGTGTTCTTAAGCATGTTCTCAAGATAGACGTGAGCAGGAACAACTTCTCCGGTGGAATTCCCCCTGAGATTGGTGATTGCATCTCGGTCACGTACTTGGACCTCAGCCAGAACGAGCTCATCGGACCGATACCAGCTCGACTATCTCAAGCTCGAGTGCTGAGCTATCTAAACCTGTCATGGAATCACCTGAGTGAGAGCATCCCGCAAGATATCGGAAGCATGAAGAGCCTCACTTCTGCAGACTTCTCGCATAATGACTTCTCCGGCAGGATACCGGAAACCGGCCAGTTCGCCTACTTCAATGCTTCGTCCTTCCTCGCCAACCCCCGGCTCTGTCGATCAGCTTCAGATCCATGCAGCTCATCATCCAAAGACCAGCATCACGGAGTCAAATCCCAGCTCCCTGGAAAGCTCAAGCTCCTCTTCGCGCTGGGTCTGTTAACATGCTCCTTAGTCTTCGCAATCACGGTGGCCATCAAGACTCAGTCGATGATGAAGAGGAACTCCAGGTCATGGAAGCTGACAGCATTCCAGAAGCTGGAATTCACGAGCGAAAACATCGTCGAGTGCCTCAAAGAGAACTGCGTCATCGGCAGAGGAGGAGCAGGGATCGTGTACAGAGGAACGACGCCCAACGGTGAGCAGGTTGCGGTGAAGAGATTGCTGGGGATCGGCAAGGGTTCCACGCACGACAACGGATTGTCTGCAGAGGTGCAGACTCTGGGCAAGATCAGGCACCGGAACATCGTGCGCTTGCTCGCCTTCTGCTCGAACAAGGAGACGAACCTactggtgtacgagtacatgcaCAATGGGAGCTTGGGAGAAGCACTCCACGGGAAGAGAGGTGGGTATCTGAATTGGCCAATGAGACTTCGGATCGCAACGGAGGCAGCCAGGGGACTGAGCTACCTGCACCACGACTGCTGTCCTCCGATTCTCCACAGAGATGTCAAGTCCAACAACATCTTGCTGGATTTAGATTTCGAAGCTCATGTTGCAGATTTCGGCCTGGCCAAGTACTTGAGGGACACAGGCGCCTCCGAATGCATGTCAGCCATTGCTGGTTCTTACGGCTACATTGCGCCAG AGTATGCATACACGTTGAAGGTGGATGAGAAGAGTGATGTCTACAGCTACGGGGTTGTCCTCTTGGAGCTCATCACCGGCAAGAGGCCAGTGGGGGACTTGGGAGAGGAAGGACTGGATATAGTGCAGTGGGCGAGGATGAACACCAACTGGCACAAAGAAGGGGTGGTCAACATCATGGACCGCAGGCTGATCGATGTCCCCATGGAGGAGGCGATGCAGGTATTCTTCGTCGCCATGCTCTGCGTCCAAGAGCACAGTGTGGAGAGGCCCAAGATGAGGGAGGTCGTCCAAATGCTCGAACAGACAAAGCAGTCACACTATGCTCGGGCACACTGA